The genomic region GTGAATACTAAAATGTGTTTTTTATTACGCGGCTCGGAAAATCTCGATCGCCCGTATCTTGACTTATCAATTCACATTTCAACACTGAAAACTATTTACGACGCTCTCATTCTGAAATTCTTGTTACGAACATATATGTGTCAAAGATCGTCAAACTTAGCATGACGTGATTTCTTCGAAGTAGATaaatattatcaaaagaaaacGTATATGTCTGAGCAGAAGAATGTGTCTATTCAGGGTTTTTGAAACGCCTAATATTATAACGATTTTTGAATACAGGGTGGTGCTTTAAACCAGACAACAATTAATTAAATATCTAAATGGCTCGAACATTCTCCCACCTGAGACATTCTCTTTTGTTACACAAAATGAACATGGCTCACAAAATTAACAGAGACATCAAAATACCATGATCATCAAACAACAGTAGCAtaacataaaatacaaaaataaaaaccgaGTCTACCTCGTATACCGCAGCGGGGTCTTGACTTCACGTCCACTCCGCGTTACACTTATTTTCGCTTCGGGTACTCTGCTCTTAGGCACTCCCGGCTCCGCGACACTCTCGGCCATAGCAACTCCCGCACTTTCGCACACATTCTCTGAAGGCGGTCCCTGGCTGTTGCTCGACTCCACACTGATCTGTCGTCACCTGGCATCTGAACCCAATCTGTTGGGCATCCAATGGGTAGAAACGCTGAATGGGTCTGAGAAACTGTCCTGTATCTATAGCAATCTTCTCAAAGCCCCCTCGACGAAACGCGTTCTCGGTACCGACAAAGTTAGTCCCATTGTCACTGGCTATAGTCTTCGACCGACCTCGTCTGGCAATAAAGTATTTGGTAAAGTCTACACCCGTCGTCTCGAATGCTATCGCGTCCCGGACATGATCTATTATCAACAGTGTCGCACTCACCCCAAACGACCCGGTATTATGTCTTTTGCAGACGACGCACTTGGAAATCGCGGATTCTATAGCGCGACGACCACCTAAAATCCAATATCGTTCGCGCACGATAGCCATCAGTCCTTGTGTTCCGACATGACACGACTTGACATGTTCGCGAAATAGTAGGCTATTCACTATAAAATGCTTGGCTGGCAAAACTACTGGAAAACGAAAATATTCATCGTCGTTTCTATTACTGATGCGAGACTTCAATCGAATCAAACCACTCTTGTCTTTGAAGGCTCCCATTCCACACAATTTTTTATCGTTTTCGTCCGAAAACGTCTCTTTTTGTACTAGCTTGAGTACCAATGTTTCAGCTTTATCAAGCTCCTCAAGGGTTAACTCTCCCTTTTGTTTGTCGTCCTTATTTCTAGCATTATTGGTAAATCGACAAATCCATGCGCACATGCGCAATGTCTtcagatactgagaaaagtaatTAAGATGCCAATCAGCTAAGGTCATACCATCTTTCTCACGGTTAACAAGGACCGTAACTAGCTTTTTCTTTTTCTCCTTGTTAATCTCTTCCTCATCACAGCTGTGATTGTTTCGAGGCCAAAATGATGGATCTTCATAAAGCCATTGCGGACCCTCCCACCATTTGGACTCTAGCAACTGTTCAAACACGCGCTGCGCTTGTGAGAGTATGACTCTTTTAGTTATAGGTTTTTCAAGAGGTAGATCTGTATCTTCATCCTCTTGTCGTAGACACAAGGTGTCATCTATCTTGTTCCATTTTATTCCCAAGACTTGGGTCGAGGCATCAATAGTGTCATCGGAGGGTTGGCCTGTATACTCCCACCCTCTGAGATCAAACTTGCCTTCAGCCATTATTATATTCGACTCTTCTACAAAAATTCGCAGCTCCTGTTCCTTAGCAACACTAGTAACGCAATTGTCAACGTAAAAACTATGCGACAATTTTAAAATAGTGTCTTCCGAAACATTCAGCAGTTTTGACGCACATCTTGTTAACATCAAGGAAAAATGATGTTCTAGTGAAGCTCCTAATAAAAACGGACTACTGCTAATCCCGAATACCACACGACAGTGGCGGTACACCTTTTCTTTCCCTGCATCATCTATCCAAAGAAAACGAAGAAAATCTCTGTCAGCTTTGTGTATCCCAATCTGTAAAAAGGCTTTGCGAATATCTGAGATTACACCGATTTCTTGTCGTCTGAATCTTAATAAAATAGCAGGAATTAATTCAATCAAGTTAACCCCCTTTTCAAGGCACTGGTTTAAAGAAGGTTTGTCTTTTTCTTTCGCTGAAGCGTCAAAAACTGGTCTGATTTTTGTGGACGCGCTATTAGGCTTAATTACCGGCCTGTGAGGTAAATAATGACCTCGGTTCGGCTGGTCCTCGAACACTTCCTCAATTATATTTTCATCCAGCCATTCTTTAAATATTTGGCCGTAGGCTTCAAGATATCCATCTTTGTTTATCTTCTTCAACGTGGTATCCAGCCGTTTCTTAGCCATCTGGTAGTTACTTGGTAATGCCGGATGTCCTTCTAACCATGGCAGTCTGGTTTCATATCGTCCTGTGGAATCTGTTGCAACAGTCTCAAAGAAAAGTTGCTTTGCTGCTAGCGCTGTTTCTTCCCTTGTCTTCCTTTCAGCCGGATCATTGATACCCAAAGCATCTAACTCCCACAGTTGACTAATCGACGCGTTGCTAATAAAAAGTGAAACCGTTGTCGCGGTGCGATTGTCCTGTTGATCTAAAGGTATCTTTCCCATCAAAGTCCAGCCCAATAAGGTTTCTACAGCTACCAGTCCACATCCTAAAATATGTCTTCTTCCGGTATAGAGTTTTCCTGCAATATCTGCACCTATTAAAACCTCTATAGGAGATGTATCACCGGAATCTGTTATCTCTATATTCAGCTTCTTCAGTTCTTCCATCCAGGGACCATTAAATACGGAAGAAATATCGCTACAAATTACGGGCTGATCTAGTGCTTCAAATGTGCAACTGTAGTTATTATAACTCAAGTTAACGTCATAACAATCATGTTTTTGTGCTAGTTCGCTACCTCCAAATAATCCATGTACAAGGTTAATCTGTCGTTTACATGGATAATCTAATAATCTAGCAGTGGACCTCAGAATATACGTCTTTTGAGATCCGGTATCTATTAAGGCGCGTACAACTCGCGTCTTGCCTAAGTGGTTCATTTTGACGCGCAAAGTTTGCAAAAAAACATTAGTAGTAGCACTATTGGCCAAGGACTGATTTATTTTCGGCACAGCTTGACCATCATTCTCTATCTTATTTTCCTCTTCCTTTTTTGCCTTGCCCATCGAAAATTCTCTGCACATTAGGGGCACATGTGGTTTATGACAAAGTAAGCAACTTAATTGACCACGGCATCTTCGAGATTGGTGTCCAATTTTCAAACAGCGGAAGCAAGCACCTTTCTCTGTCAAAATATTCACTCTTTGGTCGTAAGTCAACTTCTGAGCCTTGAAGCATTGACTGCTTTCGTGTGCATTTTCGCAAAATACACATCTATGATTTGTACTATGGGAATTCACCAAACCCATCGCCGAAGGAAACTGGGGTTCTTCCTCTTCAGGCATCCTCTTTTTCGGACCATTACGTTTAGAATTCCCAGACTTAGTACCTGATACGCCAAAGCCTTCGATCGCTAAAGAAACATGCTGTTCATTGTCGACTTCATTTTTCAAGAATTGCATTAAGCTTTTGAGTCGATTTTCTATGGTGGAAATACCGGCACTATTAATAGACGTTTGTGACCCAACATCTTCCGGAAATCTTTGCCATATCCTTAATAAATCCGCGGGTAGACACGATTCGACCAAAGGAAATAACATAGCCGCGTATTTATCCGATTTAATACCTAGTGTCTCCAAAGCCCTTAACTGAGTCTCTAACCTATCATACAATAAAGAAATGTCTAATTTATTGCCAGACGAAGTATTATTTATTACCAATTTGAGCAATTCCCGAACATATACCTCGATCTGCAAATCGTCGCGGCCAAAACGCGAAATTAGACAGTCTATAATCTTAGTGTAATTATCTCCAGTCGCGGGAAAACTATCAACTAGTTGCCTTGCCCTACTGCCCGGTACAGTAGCTTGAACTAAATACTCGACTTTATCGCTTAAGTCTATGTCTGAATCATGATGTATTTTTTGAAATTGTGACCAAAAGGGCAACCAGCTTTTAATGTTCCCATCGTACTTCTTGAATTCTAGCATAGGTAATTTGAATTTACGCTTACCTTGTAGGCTCCCTGTGCTCTTACCAGTTGTCCCAGAGGCCACCTCATCCTCCACGGACGCAGCTATCCTTGGTTGAACCCGTTCCTCGAACTGTATACTCAGGTCCGCAAACTTTCTGATGTAGCTGTCACTGTCTTCTATTTCCTTCAACATGTCTTGTTCACTGGCATCCTCGTTTAACAGGAGATCATAAATTTCTTCATCTATTCTCCTTagatcagtggcgtagctagggtggggcggagggggcggtccgccccgggtgtcacccgtTCGGGGGTGACACCCGATCACAAAAGAATAAATCGTTAAAATTTGTAACTTCATTCATCTTACAATCAAAATACTattcgatattattttgtgaacacacGAAACCAAGTTTTTGTCGGACAAATTAGGTATGGACAAAAATTGGAGCCGTCGATTTGCGAATCCACTGGCGACATCACTCGCTTAAATTGGAAAATACTTAAGAATCAGTGCGGTTTGCTTCTTTGCCGTCTTCCCGACACGACGTTGCATATTCTATCTCGATTCATATCGATCAAATGACTGAAGTGATTCGATATATGAACATTGATAATAGAAAAGTCGAGGTCAAAGAGGCATTTCTAGTGTTGTTGCTGCAATTGAGGAATTATGTCATCAACAAGAAAATTTAGACACCAGAGGTGCTAGCTGCATATAACCCTATGCCCGCTGTGTGTAATTTCACATTTGTTTgctatctttttttttttgaataatgtAAGAGAAATGAAtaaaaacaaaatcaatgggaaaataccCAGAGTAATAACATAGAAGTAATATTAaacaataattaacaataatattcaataataataaacaaaacaaTTAATTAAATCCGTGGATACACAAGAAAAACCAGAAATGAATACTTCGTCAAATCGAATTACAAAATAAAGGCACCGTTCCACCGTTGACGAATCAGCGACCAAAAGTGGACTTCgtatttatgtatattgaagaaaaacgtggTCATATTATAGATCAAGAAATATATTTTGCCATGAATAAATGTGAGAACTTCGATATTTCCATCGAAAAACGAATTCGATATCAAAAACGAATGGATGGTGAGTTAGCTACTGATACAGGACTCACATTTCGAACCGAACTTCAAAGGGATATGTTAAAATGTTTTGACCGATTCAATGTTAAACTCGAAACCAGAACAAAGTCCATTCATGATGTGGCTTCATCAGAGCCTATTTCACTTCAAATcgggcccgaggcactacacaattttcgggcccctaaatataatttaataataataatatctaacttttttaaatgtattaatgtATTTaagtaatagaaatatagttgcacaagaaaataaaatttgtattaacaataaataaaatttgatatttaaacaattaaacagtgtttaaggggataggcgcaaactttcggctttaatgctatttaaatgcattcatttttttcgaagcctgagaaaattaataagtatttttgaaaaatttaaacgcagaatgaaagattacgttactaccgagggccgaaagtccctgaactttttatttattctaagggacattcggccctcggtaataatgtaatctgtCATTGTgcgtctaatttttttaaatatttattagttttttgaggattcgaaaaaatgaatgcatttaaagagcattgaagccgaaagtttgcgcctatccacttaattataactcttatggttatcatttatcattgcctgttcgtaaaatgaaagagttttgaaaatttgttttgttattgtaataaacatgttttgtttggtgatctttccgggccccattcaaatacgggcccgaggcaggtgcctcatgGGCCTATTGGTTAAATAGGCCCTGGGCTTCATTGTTCGAGTTTGTGCAGCCACACACTTTGTTTTTGCGAACAGTGAACAGCTGAAATTAActgtttcaacattttgtgacttttacCATGAAGAGGTATTAGAAACAGACCTCCTGATAGAAATACCAAGGCTCAGAAGACATTTACAAGCGGCCAATATTACAGCCCCTTAGCGGTTAGTAGAGTagactttttaaaattcattgtgGAATGGAATTTCATGGAATCCGTACCAAACTTAATGGtcacattaaaattgttttttaccaTTTGTGTATCAGTTGCTTCATATGAGAGAAGTTTTGGGAAGCTAAAATTAATCAAGAAGTACTTGCGAGCAACAATGACGCGAATAAGGCTAAATAACCTCGGTTTATTAACTAACGAACATAAAGCAACACAAAACAAACACATAGAAGATGTGATTTCAGAGTTTGCCgctattaaagaaaaaaaataatattttaattcattcacaTAATGCAAAAcgagaaataaaaattattataatatactatttACTGCAATTTTATTAACTATATTtcttagttttttcattattcaaagcatacgtttatcggattttcgttaattttaacaatatttgttATTAGaatttggggtgacaccatcgattaccgccccgggtgtcacatatgctagctacgccactgccttAGATCATCCATTTTCTGTCGTAATAGATCTAAGGATATTTTGATCTGTCGTACCTCACCTTTTTGGTCTTTTAATAGGTCCTCTAACTCTTTTGCTGCTTTGCTGAAAGTGGTACGAAGCACTTTGCGATGCTTTTCCTTAATATCCATTTTCACTGCAAACTAAACACACACGCTTACCGAAAAAACTAGAAGCGAAACGTGATAGAGTTCAGCGATCCTCGATACGCTTTTTCGTCACACCTCGTATGCACACACGATTAACTTTAACTTAAAGCCGTCCTGTCACGGTCGCCACAAAATGTGGGGGCCTCTAAAGATTTACCCAATCTAAACAAACCCCCGAGATTCGAGTTTAAATAAAAGACTTTGTACTTTTACTTTCTATAATCAGCTTTAAGATAACAGCTTGCAAAATTATTGAATGACGAAAAATTAACCGTATATCTCTAAAATGGATAAGTTCTAACACACCGCGTATAATTAAAAATGTTAGTAAATACCATAATCCGGAATGTCAAACGTGCATTACAGTATTTCTTGTCGAACCTATTATTACCACTACACGATATCTTAAAAAGGTTCCCTATTTACC from Diabrotica virgifera virgifera chromosome 3, PGI_DIABVI_V3a harbors:
- the LOC126882511 gene encoding uncharacterized protein LOC126882511, giving the protein MLKEIEDSDSYIRKFADLSIQFEERVQPRIAASVEDEVASGTTGKSTGSLQGKRKFKLPMLEFKKYDGNIKSWLPFWSQFQKIHHDSDIDLSDKVEYLVQATVPGSRARQLVDSFPATGDNYTKIIDCLISRFGRDDLQIEVYVRELLKLVINNTSSGNKLDISLLYDRLETQLRALETLGIKSDKYAAMLFPLVESCLPADLLRIWQRFPEDVGSQTSINSAGISTIENRLKSLMQFLKNEVDNEQHVSLAIEGFGVSGTKSGNSKRNGPKKRMPEEEEPQFPSAMGLVNSHSTNHRCVFCENAHESSQCFKAQKLTYDQRVNILTEKGACFRCLKIGHQSRRCRGQLSCLLCHKPHVPLMCREFSMGKAKKEEENKIENDGQAVPKINQSLANSATTNVFLQTLRVKMNHLGKTRVVRALIDTGSQKTYILRSTARLLDYPCKRQINLVHGLFGGSELAQKHDCYDVNLSYNNYSCTFEALDQPVICSDISSVFNGPWMEELKKLNIEITDSGDTSPIEVLIGADIAGKLYTGRRHILGCGLVAVETLLGWTLMGKIPLDQQDNRTATTVSLFISNASISQLWELDALGINDPAERKTREETALAAKQLFFETVATDSTGRYETRLPWLEGHPALPSNYQMAKKRLDTTLKKINKDGYLEAYGQIFKEWLDENIIEEVFEDQPNRGHYLPHRPVIKPNSASTKIRPVFDASAKEKDKPSLNQCLEKGVNLIELIPAILLRFRRQEIGVISDIRKAFLQIGIHKADRDFLRFLWIDDAGKEKVYRHCRVVFGISSSPFLLGASLEHHFSLMLTRCASKLLNVSEDTILKLSHSFYVDNCVTSVAKEQELRIFVEESNIIMAEGKFDLRGWEYTGQPSDDTIDASTQVLGIKWNKIDDTLCLRQEDEDTDLPLEKPITKRVILSQAQRVFEQLLESKCNPNEIST